The Flavobacteriales bacterium genomic sequence CGGAGATGAACGGTTGCTACATGCCCACCTTCTCCAAACGACGGAATTTCTTCAGGTATTCAGAAGGGGTGAGTCCGTTGATGCGTTTGAACTGCCGATTGAAATTGGCTACGTTGTTGAAGCCGCTTTGGTAACAGATCTGGCTGATGGATAGGGAAGAGGAGGTCAGCATCTTGCATGCGTTCGCAATCCGGATCTCGTTCAGGAAGGCAGAGAATGTTTTCCGGGTACGTTGCTTAAAATACCTGCAGAAAGCAGTGGTACTCATGTTGGCAACCTTGGCTACGTCGTCCAACCGGATGTCTTCCTGGTAGTGATTGAACAGGTACGCCAGGGTGTCTTTCATCCGCTGATTGTCTGATTCCTTGCCCGGTTTGCCGATGGCTACCGAACTGAGGAAGGTGAATTCATCGGATTCTGAGAGTATCTGTAGAATGCGGAACAACATCAACATCCGGTTGAATCCGCTTAACCGGGCCATTTCTATGATCATGGGGTGGCAGGCGTCCCGGGTTTTACCATGGAACAACAGGCCGCGCGATGCATCCTCGGTTAGCCTGCGAATGCTGCTTATTTCCGGCAGGTTCATGAAGGTTTCTCCCATTTCAAGCGGACTGAAATACACGGATGTGCCGTGCGAGATCAGGGTAGTGTTGGGTTCATAATATTCTTCATCACTTCTCAGAACGTGAGGCAGGTTGGCGCCCAGCATGAATACCTCTCCCGGGCCAAAACGGGTGATGCCGTCGCCCACAATCAGGGTTCCCTTTCCGTCAATGATAGAGGTGATCTGCACTTCTGGGTGGTAGTGCAAGTGATCGAAATAAAACTGGGACCTGTCCACCTGAACGTGAATGGACTTCTCCTTTGTTTTCGGATTTTGGAAGAATATTGGCTTCATAGTGTATCGTTCCGCGAAGGTAATAAAACAGGCGCATATAATATTAATAAGCTGCTAATATTGTACATGTAAAAGCTTAAGCAAATGCTTGAGGAATCCATTTTAATCTTCTATATTCGCAGTGTGGGTGTGCTTTTAGAGTGGGTTTCACAATTCCTTGGATAGCTAATTAGTGAAATCCCGATAGGCCTTCGAGGCTGGACCGTTTCCACCCCCGGAATCGGTTGAATGTTGTTTCCTTGTGGCCATTCCACAACAGGCTCCGGAGTTTCAATACGATTATTTTGCACAACCCCTTACCCAATAATCACCGAAACACGCGCAACCACCGGAGCCTGTTTTTTTTCTCTCCCTGATGTGAATGGTTTTTTCAACTCAGTCCTTATTTGCTATTCGGCCAACGTATCTTTTTAGCAACTTTGCCAGTTGAAAAGGTCAACGTAACCATTATTCAATGAAAACAGCATTGATTACCGGGGCCAACCGGGGCATAGGTCTGGAGATCTGTCGCCAACTGGCAATGAACGGCTTTACCGTGGTCATGGGGTGCCGCGATGTGGAGAAAGGCAAACAGGCAGCGGCGGAACTACCCGGCGTGGTTCAGCCGATCGAACTGGATGTGTCCACCAGTAAAAGCGTTCGTAAAGCTGCCGAGGAGGTGCGAAAGAAATACGGCAGGTTGGATGTATTAATCAACAATGCCGGCATCAGCAAAGCATCCAAGGGAATACTGGATACATCCATGGATGAAATCAAGGAGATGTACAATGTTAACTTCTACGGGGCCATCCGTATGGTTAAGTTCTTTTACCCGCTACTTTCGGAAAGTGATGATGCCCGCATCATCAACATGTCAAGTGGCATGGGTTCAATCGCCGATCTTTCAGGAAGCTATGCTGCGTACCGGTTGTCGAAGGCGTCTCTGAATGCATTGACCATGATTC encodes the following:
- a CDS encoding helix-turn-helix transcriptional regulator; translation: MKPIFFQNPKTKEKSIHVQVDRSQFYFDHLHYHPEVQITSIIDGKGTLIVGDGITRFGPGEVFMLGANLPHVLRSDEEYYEPNTTLISHGTSVYFSPLEMGETFMNLPEISSIRRLTEDASRGLLFHGKTRDACHPMIIEMARLSGFNRMLMLFRILQILSESDEFTFLSSVAIGKPGKESDNQRMKDTLAYLFNHYQEDIRLDDVAKVANMSTTAFCRYFKQRTRKTFSAFLNEIRIANACKMLTSSSLSISQICYQSGFNNVANFNRQFKRINGLTPSEYLKKFRRLEKVGM
- a CDS encoding SDR family oxidoreductase; the protein is MKTALITGANRGIGLEICRQLAMNGFTVVMGCRDVEKGKQAAAELPGVVQPIELDVSTSKSVRKAAEEVRKKYGRLDVLINNAGISKASKGILDTSMDEIKEMYNVNFYGAIRMVKFFYPLLSESDDARIINMSSGMGSIADLSGSYAAYRLSKASLNALTMILAKELSHVVSVYAMCPGWVRTDMGGKSAIRSVEEGAETAIWLATEENIPSGKFYRDKHQIPW